One Sphingobium sp. CAP-1 genomic region harbors:
- a CDS encoding protocatechuate 3,4-dioxygenase, with protein sequence MAKIVFGMAVPHSGMLGQKPEDWLNNGDRDRNNPELWFQNRTWTYPELEAHRGAAFEPFLTLEERTTRAARCRAALDKMAEAYRAAKIDVAIVLGKDQKEIWPDQSPSITIYTGQEVHNGPPQRPVYAPDHHVVHQAHPDLATYLIKTFQKEGFDLNDLMAWPENVWMEKNQGRKADYPVVPHAYSFVYHQIMGDDVPPHVPVLFNLFYPPTQPSMARCIAFGRVLRDAIEAWPENVRVAVIASGGLSHFVNDEAFDRDVMGKLAAYDYEGLAAIPDGYYQSGTSEVKIYSIVMMALQHTGAQMTLVDYVPCWRTAAGTGEGMGFMYWNAPE encoded by the coding sequence ATGGCGAAGATAGTATTTGGGATGGCGGTTCCCCATAGCGGGATGCTGGGCCAGAAGCCGGAGGACTGGCTCAACAATGGCGATCGCGATCGCAACAACCCGGAATTGTGGTTTCAGAATCGCACCTGGACCTATCCCGAACTGGAAGCGCATCGCGGCGCTGCGTTCGAACCATTCCTGACTCTGGAGGAGCGCACGACCCGTGCCGCCCGCTGCCGCGCCGCACTGGACAAGATGGCAGAGGCCTACAGGGCCGCCAAGATTGATGTCGCGATCGTGCTGGGCAAGGATCAGAAGGAAATCTGGCCCGACCAGTCGCCGTCGATCACCATCTATACCGGGCAGGAGGTGCATAACGGCCCGCCCCAGCGCCCGGTCTACGCCCCCGACCATCATGTCGTGCATCAGGCGCATCCCGACCTTGCCACCTATCTCATCAAGACTTTCCAGAAGGAGGGGTTCGACCTCAACGACCTGATGGCCTGGCCGGAAAATGTCTGGATGGAGAAAAATCAGGGACGCAAGGCCGACTATCCGGTGGTGCCGCACGCCTACAGCTTCGTCTATCACCAGATCATGGGCGACGATGTGCCGCCCCATGTGCCGGTGCTGTTCAACCTCTTCTACCCGCCAACCCAGCCGTCCATGGCGCGCTGCATCGCATTCGGCCGCGTGCTGCGCGACGCGATCGAGGCCTGGCCGGAGAATGTCCGGGTGGCGGTAATCGCCTCAGGCGGCCTGTCCCATTTCGTCAATGACGAGGCGTTCGACCGCGATGTCATGGGGAAGCTGGCCGCCTATGATTATGAGGGTCTGGCCGCGATCCCCGATGGCTATTATCAGTCCGGCACATCGGAAGTGAAAATCTATTCGATCGTCATGATGGCGCTTCAGCATACCGGCGCGCAGATGACGCTGGTGGACTATGTTCCCTGCTGGCGCACCGCCGCCGGCACCGGCGAGGGCATGGGATTCATGTACTGGAACGCGCCCGAATAA
- a CDS encoding MFS transporter, protein MVSSPLSQETPAAPPPQVPDLAPAGRWSILFLLAIGVLIAFVDRTSISSALADPPFIQHFGLSDIDRGWLNSAFFWSYGLVQIPMGWLVDRYGVKTPYTICFILWCLATAAIGLTHAFASLLAMRLIIGAAEAIVIPASYRWIRNNFSERQNGTAVGIFAMGNKFGPAIGAPVAAWLIVNYDWRMMFILTGIAGFIWLIPWMLMVKNDWPTIEQRAVAKKKASAVTMGAILRSPLVWGAMIVNFCYGYFTFYCMTWMPAYLVEERGLSLKQSGLYTFFSFAGIAIVAVVAGWAADKIIDRGGDPVIVRKAFVIAGFIGACTVLLGAYAPSLSMALFWNVFSLSFLGLATANNLALCRLTLIPKPAIGLVTGVQQVATSLAGGVAASLSGWLLHVSGGYDLPMLVIFVFLIIGAAATWILLRPQWAPKISE, encoded by the coding sequence TATCGTCACCATTATCGCAGGAAACGCCAGCCGCTCCGCCCCCGCAGGTGCCGGACCTTGCTCCTGCCGGGCGCTGGTCCATCCTGTTTCTGCTGGCGATCGGCGTGCTGATTGCCTTTGTGGATCGAACCAGCATCTCCTCGGCTCTCGCTGATCCGCCGTTCATCCAGCATTTCGGGCTGTCGGATATCGACCGGGGGTGGCTCAATTCCGCCTTTTTCTGGTCCTACGGACTTGTCCAGATCCCGATGGGCTGGCTCGTCGACCGTTATGGGGTGAAAACCCCCTATACCATCTGCTTCATCCTCTGGTGTCTGGCGACGGCGGCCATCGGCCTCACCCACGCCTTTGCAAGCCTGCTGGCGATGCGACTCATCATCGGCGCGGCCGAGGCGATCGTGATCCCCGCAAGCTATCGCTGGATCAGGAATAATTTCAGCGAACGCCAGAACGGGACGGCGGTCGGCATCTTTGCCATGGGCAACAAGTTCGGCCCGGCGATCGGCGCGCCCGTCGCTGCATGGCTCATCGTCAATTATGACTGGCGCATGATGTTCATCCTGACGGGCATTGCCGGCTTCATCTGGCTGATCCCATGGATGCTGATGGTGAAAAATGACTGGCCGACGATCGAGCAGCGCGCGGTTGCAAAGAAGAAGGCTTCGGCGGTGACGATGGGGGCGATCCTGCGCAGCCCGCTGGTCTGGGGGGCGATGATCGTCAACTTCTGTTACGGCTATTTTACTTTCTACTGCATGACTTGGATGCCCGCTTATCTGGTGGAGGAGCGTGGCCTGTCCCTCAAGCAGTCCGGCCTTTACACCTTCTTCAGCTTCGCCGGCATCGCCATCGTGGCCGTGGTGGCGGGCTGGGCCGCCGACAAGATCATCGATCGCGGCGGCGATCCGGTGATTGTTCGCAAGGCGTTTGTCATCGCCGGTTTCATCGGCGCCTGCACCGTGCTGCTGGGCGCTTATGCTCCAAGCCTCTCTATGGCCCTTTTCTGGAATGTTTTCTCACTGTCCTTCCTCGGCCTTGCCACGGCAAACAATCTGGCGCTCTGTCGCCTGACCCTGATCCCCAAGCCCGCTATTGGCCTGGTGACAGGCGTGCAGCAGGTGGCGACCAGCCTTGCAGGCGGCGTGGCGGCGAGCCTGTCGGGTTGGCTGCTCCACGTCAGCGGCGGCTATGACCTGCCGATGCTGGTGATCTTCGTGTTTCTGATCATCGGCGCGGCAGCAACATGGATACTGCTCCGCCCGCAATGGGCGCCCAAAATATCGGAATAA